Proteins encoded together in one Vigna angularis cultivar LongXiaoDou No.4 chromosome 5, ASM1680809v1, whole genome shotgun sequence window:
- the LOC108339349 gene encoding uncharacterized protein LOC108339349 gives MQFERMESWEGLDIDDSDLKAFLKKCNSTATLIPGPAANVQAAMLNRQTDEPKSTQEFVNDIAKATFDRDFKSNPWIWAEKFIKHHGLVQDGNINNVTQLERVKSMHVLPFVACIVKECNPNGLGDMKIVVKDQSTSLSASVHNKVLLHPEFGPDIGVGAVLLLQSVGALSPFGRIYYLNITVRNIVKVFKADIGPPTEELLNASSRPVIRPNPCAENNNKDKDVGPSEKACPSRSNNKTTTTMED, from the exons ATGCAGTTTGAAAGAATGGAGTCATGGGAGGGACTTGATATAGACGACAGTGATCTCAAAGCATTCTTAAAAAAGTGCAACTCAACTGCAACGTTGATACCAGGACCTGCTGCAAATGTACAAGCGGCCATGCTAAACAGGCAAACAGATGAACCTAAGTCAACACAGGAATTTGTTAATGACATTGCAAAGGCAACATTTGATCGAGATTTCAAATCTAATCCTTGGATATGGGCTGAGAAGTTCATTAAACACCATG GACTTGTACAAGATGGCAACATTAACAACGTCACCCAGCTAGAACGCGTTAAGTCAATGCATGTCCTTCCGTTTGTAGCATGCATTGTTAAAGAGTGCAACCCAAATGGATTGGGTGACATGAAAATTGTTGTCAAG GATCAAAGTACCTCATTGTCTGCTTCGGTTCACAACAAAGTCCTTCTGCATCCAGAGTTTGGGCCGGATATAGGAGTTGGTGCTGTGTTATTATTGCAAAGT GTTGGTGCATTGAGTCCTTTTGGCAGAATTTACTATTTGAATATAACAGTCCGGAACATTGTTAAG GTCTTCAAAGCTGACATAGGTCCTCCAACTGAGGAACTACTTAACGCTTCATCAAGACCTGTGATTCGACCCAACCCATGTGCCgaaaacaacaacaaagacAAAGATGTTGGTCCATCTGAAAAGGCTTGTCCTTCTCGCTctaataataaaacaacaacCACCATGGAAGATTGA
- the LOC108339350 gene encoding protein FAR1-RELATED SEQUENCE 5-like yields MACEEVACAVNNDSTENVNDIVPKIHMWEGKYLTSIAPEWKTQPTQKNQCPAGITVVMKEGRWQVRTVVIEHSHDMCPNNSNLIRGNRRINMHAKHTLNINDNSGVRINKSFISLVNEAGGFENMQFVERDARNYIGQQRRTLCKEGDGQTLLRYFSRMRELNNDFFYDMEMDDDNRISSVFWADARSRAACVDFGDVVSFDTTYLTNKYDMPFAPFVGVNHHGHSILLGCALISAEDTRTFTWLFSTWLRCMSNKAPEGIVTDQCKAMSNAINVVFPNTKHPWCLWHIMKKIPEKLQGYKCYKAIKSELKRLVYDTVSYEDFELGWANMMSCQGLENNDWLHSLYADRQRWVPCYMKHQFWAGMSTTQRSEGMNAFFDGFINSSTTLQQFVQQYDNALRQKAQKEVEADFSSMNTTIPCGSQSLIERQYQTEYTQAKFVEVQNEFRSRMNCFIKNMTKEGTITRYTVKEDFIWEGQCRSKFHVVVFDLVTTDTHCSCQLFEFRGILCRHSLLVLGQEDVRNVPTKYVLRRWSKNVRRRHTLIKASYTNNIEDRKMQRYQALCKRFYDIAEVACDSKTASDNLLSNLNCIAKTLGVCTSTTLSMVNDASDMDGRLHCNEDVRPSCEIDGLLVRSLVAVKRKGRPRTKRLQSTVEKITKKKKSHATKTKHARNSNDTSKEDITDVHNVEELLSEDMFESQDIGYVDRHFATAFQNELGPTWSLLDNNGHTHVVTYNMDTVNPRITNGWGQMRNIYPERLNDSHISFDYVGNNNFHITIYFGACSQERRESFIYDGTNYPDTSLFSVKLTKSQARGSHLDLQIAFGNLIRSKGLTQVMLLGQKDGVMCSVLVSVTCNSTKFGKGWKEFCTEYGLKEGDVLVFEVNNLGNDILVEVYINGCPCTVIHPISV; encoded by the exons ATGGCGTGTGAAGAAGTAGCTTGTGCGGTGAACAACGATTCCACTGAGAATGTGAACGATATTGTCCCTAAAATTCATATGTG GGAAGGGAAGTACCTAACTTCCATTGCTCCAGAATGGAAAACCCAGCCAACTCAGAAAAACCAATGTCCAGCTGGAATAACTGTTGTTATGAAAGAAGGAAGATGGCAGGTGAGAACAGTTGTTATTGAACACAGCCATGACATGTGTCCAAATAACTCCAACCTTATACGTGGTAATCGAAGAATTAATATGCATGCGAAGCACACCCTTAATATCAATGATAATTCTGGTGTTCGCATTAACAAAAGTTTCATATCTTTGGTGAATGAGGCCGGTGGGTTTGAAAATATGCAATTCGTGGAACGTGATGCCCGTAATTACATTGGACAGCAGAGAAGAACTCTGTGTAAGGAAGGTGATGGCCAAAcacttttaagatatttttcaaGAATGAGAGAATTAAACAATGATTTTTTCTATGATATGGAAATGGACGACGACAACCGAATAAGCAGTGTCTTTTGGGCCGATGCACGAAGTCGCGCAGCATGTGTAGATTTTGGTGATGTTGTGTCGTTTGACACAACCTACCTAACAAACAAATATGATATGCCATTTGCACCATTTGTTGGTGTTAATCATCATGGTCATTCAATATTACTGGGTTGTGCTTTGATTTCTGCAGAGGACACTAGGACATTCACATGGTTATTTTCAACTTGGCTTAGATGTATGTCAAACAAGGCTCCTGAAGGTATTGTCACTGATCAATGCAAGGCAATGTCCAATGCCATAAATGTTGTGtttccaaacacaaaacacCCTTGGTGCTTGTGGcacataatgaaaaaaatacctGAGAAGTTGCAAGGCTACAAATGCTATAAAGCAATCAAAAGTGAACTTAAGAGGCTTGTGTATGACACAGTCAGTTACGAAGACTTTGAGTTAGGCTGGGCAAATATGATGTCATGTCAAGGGTTAGAGAATAATGATTGGCTACATTCATTGTATGCAGATAGACAACGATGGGTTCCTTGTTATATGAAACATCAATTTTGGGCGGGAATGTCAACTACCCAACGAAGTGAGGGCATGAATGCATTCTTTGATGGATTCATAAATTCAAGTACAACACTTCAACAATTTGTGCAACAGTACGATAACGCCCTACGACAAAAAGCGCAAAAAGAAGTTGAGGCCGATTTTTCTTCAATGAATACGACTATACCATGTGGATCTCAATCTCTTATTGAAAGACAATACCAAACCGAGTACACACAGGCAAAATTTGTGGAAGTTCAAAACGAATTTCGCTCACGCATGAACTGCTTCATTAAAAACATGACAAAAGAAGGTACAATAACCAGGTACACTGTTAAAGAAGACTTCATATGGGAGGGTCAGTGTCGTTCCAAATTTCATGTAGTAGTCTTTGATCTTGTCACAACCGACACTCACTGCAGTTGCCAACTATTTGAGTTTAGGGGAATCTTGTGTAGACATTCGTTATTGGTCCTAGGGCAGGAAGATGTGCGTAATGTACCAACAAAATATGTTTTGCGTAGGTGGAGCAAAAACGTCCGTAGAAGACATACTCTCATTAAAGCATCTTACACGAACAACATTGAAGACCGTAAGATGCAAAGGTACCAAGCTTTGTGTAAGCGTTTCTATGACATCGCAGAGGTTGCTTGTGATTCTAAGACTGCATCTGATAACTTGCTTTCGAATTTAAACTGTATCGCCAAAACTTTGGGTGTATGTACATCAACGACATTGTCGATGGTCAATGATGCCTCTGACATGGATGGACGTCTGCATTGTAATGAAGACGTTCGACCTAGTTGTGAAATTGACGGCTTACTTGTGCGCAGTCTTGTAGCTGTGAAACGCAAAGGCCGACCCAGGACAAAAAGGTTGCAATCAACAGttgaaaaaattacaaaaaagaaaaagtcccATGCTACAAAAACCAAACATGCAAGGAATTCCAAT GATACAAGTAAGGAAGACATAACGGACGTCCACAATGTTGAGGAACTTCTAAGTGAGGATATGTTTGAATCTCAA GACATTGGGTACGTTGATAGGCACTTTGCTACGGCCTTTCAAAATGAATTAGGACCGACATGGTCCTTGCTGGACAACAATGGTCACACGCATGTGGTGACTTATAACATGGATACCGTCAATCCAAGAATAACTAATGGTTGGGGTCAAATGAGAAACATATACCCTGAAAGATTGAACGATTCCCACATAAGCTTCGACTATGTGGGTAATAATAATTTCCATATCACCATATATTTCGGTGCTTGCTCCCAAGAGCGTAGGGAATCCTTCATTTATGATGGTACCAATTATCCTGATACGTCATTGTTTTCGGTGAAGTTGACAAAATCACAAGCACGGGGAAGTCATTTG GACTTGCAAATTGCATTTGGGAATCTTATCAGGAGCAAAGGCTTGACACAGGTTATGCTCCTTGGACAGAAGGACGGCGTCATGTGTAGTGTTTTGGTTTCTGTCACTTGCAATTCCACAAAGTTTGGCAAAGGATGGAAGGAATTTTGCACGGAATATGGGTTGAAGGAGGGAGACGTGCTAGTCTTTGAGGTTAACAATCTTGGAAATGACATTTTAGTTGAAGTTTATATTAATGGATGTCCCTGTACTGTGATACATCCAATCTCAGTGTAA